The DNA sequence TAGATAATAAAGACTTTCCTTTTGTTTTATAAAATTCTTTTAAACCTGATATAGAAACTATATTTTGGGATCCATCTGTTAAAACAACCCGTATTTGATAAAATTCATAATTTTTATTTACAATATTAGATATAATAGGTTTTATATCATAATCAATCATTTTTACCTTCTTTTTTTCATAAAAATCAATGATTATATCATGAAGTTTATTTACACAATCACGTTCTTTATAAGATAGAAATTCATCTTCTGGTATTGGAAATTCAATACCAAAAGTTTGGAAAAATTCAAACTCCAAATTTTTAAAATCATGGATAGACTGATTTACAGTCATCATAATATCTAGTAAAACATAAATCATGTTAGAAATATCTAAACTTAATTTATTTTCACATAATGCATTTTTTCGTTTTTTGTAAATAAACTCTCTTTGTTGATTAATAACATCATCATAGTCTAACAAACGTTTTCGTATACTGAAGTTATTTTCCTCTATTTTTTTTTGTGCTTTTTCAATAGATTTTGTCAACAAAGGATGTTGTATTATATCTCCTTCTTTGTGTCCAAATCTGTCCATTAATTTAGAAAGTCTTTCCGAATCAATAAATAAACGAATTAAATTATCTTCTAAAGACACATAAAATTGAGAACTACCTGGATCTCCTTGACGACCTGATCTTCCTCTTAATTGGTTATCTACTCTTCTAGAATCATGTCTTTCCGTACCTAAAACGAATAATCCTTTATTTTTAATAACTTCTTTTGATAATTTAATATCAGTTCCACGACCTGCCATATTAGTTGCTATAGTAACAGAACCAGGAAATCCAGCCTTTGCTATGGTTTCTGCTTCTTTTTCATGTAATTTTGCGTTTAAAACATTATGTGAAATTTTCATAAATTTCAAAGCTCTACTCAAAAATTCTGAAATTTCAACAGATGTTGTTCCAACAAGAACAGGACGTTTTTCATTTTTAGATAAAAAAATAATTTTTTCTATAACAGCATTATATTTTTCCCGTTGAGTTTTAAAAACAAGATCTTGAAAATCTTTTCTTTGTATTTTCTTATGTGTGGGAATTACTACTACATCCAATTTATAAATATGCCAAAATTCTCCAGATTCTGTCTCCGCTGTTCCTGTCATTCCAGATATTTTTCTATACATTCTAAAATAATTTTGTAAAGTTATTGTAGCAAGAGTTTGACTGGAGGATTCTATTTTAACATTTTCTTTTGCTTCTATAGCTTGATGCAACCCATCAGAATAACGTCTTCCTTCCATTATACGACCAGTCTGTTCATCTACTATTTTTACTTTTCCTCCTAAAACAATATAATCCACATCTTTTTCAAATAAAGTAAAGGCTTTAAGTAATTGATTGATAGTATGAATTCTTTGTGATTTTAGAGAAAAATTTTTTAAAAGTTTTTCCTTTTCTTCTGTCTCTTTTTCTTTTGAAAAATTTTTTTTTTCTACTTCAGAAAGTTCCAGATTCACATCTGGTAAAACAAAAAAACCTATATCTTCCACATTTTTCGATAAAAATTCAATTCCTTTATCTGTTAATTCTACAGTATTATTTTTTTCATCAATAACAAAATAAAGGTCTTTATCTACTTTATATATTTCTCTTCCATGATCTTGCAAATATTGACTTTCTATTTTTTGTAAAATCAAACGAATATTATCTTCACTTAAAAATTTTATTAAAGATTTTTTTTTAGGTAAACCACGATATGCTTGAAATAATTTGAATCCACCTAATTTTTTTTCTCCATTTTTGATTAAACTCTTTGCTTTATTTAAGAAATCTTTAACTATCACGTTTTGTTGATCGACTAGAATTTTTACTTTTTTTTTAAATAATTCAAATTCTTCTTTATTATCTCTTTTAGAATCAACAGGTCCCGATATGATCAAAGGAGTACGTGCTTCATCTATTAAAACTGAATCGATTTCATCTATAATAGCATAATTTAATTCTCTTTGAACCAGTTCTTCTTTATAACAAGCCATATTATCTCGTAAATAATCAAACCCAAATTCATTATTTGTTCCATAAGTAATATCTGCTTGATAAGCTTTTTTACGCATATATACGTCAGAAGACGTATAATTATCAATACAATCAACTTTTAATCCATGAAATTCCATTAAAGGAGCCATCCAATTTGTATCTCTTTTAGATAAATAATTATTTACTGTAACAATATGTACTCCTTTTCCAGAAAGTGCATTTAAATAAGCAGATAAAGTTGCTACAAAAGTCTTCCCTTCTCCCGTAGCCATCTCAGCAATTTTTCCTTGATGTAAAACTATACCTCCCATAAGTTGAACATCATAATGAACCATATCCCAAATTATTCTTTTTCCATGTGCATTCCATTCATTTTTCCAAAATGCTTGATTTCCTTCCAAATGAACATAAGATTTTATTTTTGATAATTCTTTATCAAAAGAAGTAGATGTTACGATAAGTTGTTTTTTTTCTTTGAATCGTTTAGCTGTTTCTTTAATAACAGCGAATGCTTGAGGTAAAATCTCTATTAATATTTTTTTCTCAATTTTATAACATTCTTCTTTAAGATTTTCTATATTTGAATATATTTTTTCTAAAATAAGAATAGGAAAAAATTTTTCTTGTATTTCAATCAGTAATTTTTTTTCTTCTTCATAAAGTTTTTTTGTAGACTTTTGTATCAGATTTTTAAAATATTGAGTTTTATTTCTTAATTCATCATCAGATAATAAAAATATTTTATTTTCTTCTTTTTTAATTTTAACCAACAACTTTTTAACCTCTTTCAGGTCTCTATCATTTTTATTGACTAATAATTTATTTAAAATTTTTCTAATAAAACTCATTATAAAAAATATAAATTATATATTTATTTAATAACAAAACAAAAAAAATAAAACATTTAAAGTTCATATTCATCTCTATTCCAATAAAAATCTTCGTCATCACGTGGATAATCTGCCCATATGTCTTCTATAGATTCAAAAATTTCTCCATCTCCATTTTCTAATTGCTGAAGATTTTCCACTACTTCTAAAGGAGCTCCAGTACGAATAGCAAAATCAATTAATTCTTCTTTTGTAGCAGGCCAAGGTGCATCTTCTAAATGAGAAGCTAATTCTAAAGTCCAATACATATATTGATATTTTAATTATTAAAAAATCAAAAAAAATGATATTTTATTTTTATATATTTGATTTTCAAAAATCAATGAACTTTTTCATAAAAATCACAAGATAAAATTAGTGAAATTAAATTACAAATAAATTACATGAAAAAGTTTCCAAAAATAGTATTTATAGGTTCAACCCATTTTTCTCTTTATTCATTAAACGAATTATATACCAAACGGTATAACATTGTAGGAATAATTACAAGTCCTGATAATCGTTTTTTAAAAAATCAGAAAGCGTTTACTCCTGTAAAAAGATATGCATTAAAAAATAATATACCTTATTTACAACCTGTAAACCTTTTAAATTCTTCTTTTTTAGAACATCTAAAAATATGGAATGCCGATATACAAATTGTTGTATCTTTTCGAATTTTACCAAAAGAAATCTGGAATTTTCCTAAAATGGGATCTTTTAATTTACATGCTTCTCTTTTACCCCAATATAAAGGAGCCGCTCCTATTAATTGGGTTATTATTAATGGGGAAAATAAAACGGGATTGACTACTTTCTTTATAGAAGAAAAAATAGATTCTGGAAAAATTCTTTTACAAAAAAAAATTCAAATAAAAAAGAAAGAAACTGCAGGAGAATTAGAATTAAAATTAAAA is a window from the Blattabacterium cuenoti STAT genome containing:
- the secA gene encoding preprotein translocase subunit SecA, giving the protein MSFIRKILNKLLVNKNDRDLKEVKKLLVKIKKEENKIFLLSDDELRNKTQYFKNLIQKSTKKLYEEEKKLLIEIQEKFFPILILEKIYSNIENLKEECYKIEKKILIEILPQAFAVIKETAKRFKEKKQLIVTSTSFDKELSKIKSYVHLEGNQAFWKNEWNAHGKRIIWDMVHYDVQLMGGIVLHQGKIAEMATGEGKTFVATLSAYLNALSGKGVHIVTVNNYLSKRDTNWMAPLMEFHGLKVDCIDNYTSSDVYMRKKAYQADITYGTNNEFGFDYLRDNMACYKEELVQRELNYAIIDEIDSVLIDEARTPLIISGPVDSKRDNKEEFELFKKKVKILVDQQNVIVKDFLNKAKSLIKNGEKKLGGFKLFQAYRGLPKKKSLIKFLSEDNIRLILQKIESQYLQDHGREIYKVDKDLYFVIDEKNNTVELTDKGIEFLSKNVEDIGFFVLPDVNLELSEVEKKNFSKEKETEEKEKLLKNFSLKSQRIHTINQLLKAFTLFEKDVDYIVLGGKVKIVDEQTGRIMEGRRYSDGLHQAIEAKENVKIESSSQTLATITLQNYFRMYRKISGMTGTAETESGEFWHIYKLDVVVIPTHKKIQRKDFQDLVFKTQREKYNAVIEKIIFLSKNEKRPVLVGTTSVEISEFLSRALKFMKISHNVLNAKLHEKEAETIAKAGFPGSVTIATNMAGRGTDIKLSKEVIKNKGLFVLGTERHDSRRVDNQLRGRSGRQGDPGSSQFYVSLEDNLIRLFIDSERLSKLMDRFGHKEGDIIQHPLLTKSIEKAQKKIEENNFSIRKRLLDYDDVINQQREFIYKKRKNALCENKLSLDISNMIYVLLDIMMTVNQSIHDFKNLEFEFFQTFGIEFPIPEDEFLSYKERDCVNKLHDIIIDFYEKKKVKMIDYDIKPIISNIVNKNYEFYQIRVVLTDGSQNIVSISGLKEFYKTKGKSLLSMFEKKTILCFMDEKWKEHLREMDSLRFSVQNAVFEQKDPLIVYKQNAFNLFQERVYGINKRIISFFLKAKIITGDIFCFPKNNLKKNLFMKEKKLGRNNRINIRHLTTGEIKNIKFKHIDLFLKKGEWIIEDNSF
- a CDS encoding DUF2795 domain-containing protein — translated: MYWTLELASHLEDAPWPATKEELIDFAIRTGAPLEVVENLQQLENGDGEIFESIEDIWADYPRDDEDFYWNRDEYEL
- the fmt gene encoding methionyl-tRNA formyltransferase, producing the protein MKKFPKIVFIGSTHFSLYSLNELYTKRYNIVGIITSPDNRFLKNQKAFTPVKRYALKNNIPYLQPVNLLNSSFLEHLKIWNADIQIVVSFRILPKEIWNFPKMGSFNLHASLLPQYKGAAPINWVIINGENKTGLTTFFIEEKIDSGKILLQKKIQIKKKETAGELELKLKKISGSIVIQTLEKIIKKKITPISQKNINFSLLKYAPKIKTKNCRIQWENPYIDSIYNKIRGLSPYPTAWTFLFFNNKKFFRFKIFLVKKIRKTHTLPIGRILISSHEMKISVKEGFISLIEGQIEGKKRMNVKNLINGLKIRKNLFVR